The following is a genomic window from Gemmatimonas sp..
CGGTAAGGGCGTAGTTGTCGCGCTCCCCAGTGCGAATGCGCACCGTGCGATCAAGTGGCAGCACGAAGATCTTTCCGTCGCCCACGTCACCGGTACGTGCCCCTTCGCAGATCGCGTCGATCGTGCGCTCGACGAACTCCTCCGAACAGGCCATTTCGATCCGGACCTTTTCGTGGAACTCGAGCACGACCGATTCTCCGCGATATTGTTGTACGACGTCGCGCTCCCCACCGTGCCCGCTGACGCGGGACAGCGTCATGCCGGTCACGCCGACTTGAAAGAGCGCACGTTTCACATCCGCCAGCTTCTCCGGGCGGATGATGGCGACGATAAGCTTCA
Proteins encoded in this region:
- a CDS encoding P-II family nitrogen regulator; translation: MKLIVAIIRPEKLADVKRALFQVGVTGMTLSRVSGHGGERDVVQQYRGESVVLEFHEKVRIEMACSEEFVERTIDAICEGARTGDVGDGKIFVLPLDRTVRIRTGERDNYALTAVNADEIMRQTQLEMRVPNPEDFR